From the genome of Pseudomonas migulae:
GCAACAAAGCCGCATCAGCTAAACCGCACCCACAAAAAAATGGGCACCCAACCCAGTTGGCGTGCCCATTTCTTATTCCGCTCCCGCGCTACGCGGGAAGTCGGTCGGTGTTACGGATTGACACTGTCTTTCAACGATTTGCCTGGCTTGAATGCAACGGTGTTGCTGGCCTTGATTTTCACTGGCTCACCGGTTTGCGGGTTTTTGCCGGTGCGGGCTCCGCGGTGGCGTTGCAGGAAGGTGCCGAAGCCTACCAGCGTCACGCTGTCCTTGCGGTGCAGAGCGCCGGTGATTTCTTCGAGAACGGCGTTGAGTACGCGGTTGGCCTGCTCTTTGGTGAGATCTGCTTTTTCCGCGATGGCGGCGGCGAGTTCTGGTTTACGCATTAGTGAAGCCCCTTTGACGGTTTTTTGTTGTTATGTCCGTGCTGTTCTCGTTGGAACAGCGCCCAAAGCGCCGCAGGTGCTCTACTCTGCGGCAGACGGGAGTGAGAATGGCACGCACGGAAGAGCCGCGCCAGTCTCGGCGCGACGTTTGTAGGGGCAAAAGCGGGGTGATTCCGACAGAACGACCGGTATTTACGCCAGCAGCGGTGGAAGCTCTTTGTTCAGTGCGAGTTTTTCCATCACCGCCGTGCCTGTCAGGGCATAACCGAGCAGTTTTCCGCCGGCATCGCGGCATAAAACCTTGAGGTCAGCGCCCTGCCCTTCCACGGTCCAGACACCCTCCAGACCTCGTGGCGGCGGCGAAACCACCAACGGGCAAACCGGCGTTTTGACGGTGATCGGCATCGCGCCGTAGCTCACCGCTGTCGGGTTTCCGGCGAGGGTCTGTGCCAGCGCTCTCGCACAGCTCATGAGGGGCATGACGTACAACAGATTCAGCCCATCGACTTCGGCGCAGTCGCCCAATGCGTAGATATTGGCGTGAGAGGTTTTCAGGTGACGGTCGACCACCACGCCGCGATTGACCTGGACGCCGGCCGCAGCCGCCAGGTCGATGCGCGGACGCAGACCGATGGCTGACACCACCACGTCGCACGGGATGACCTGACCATCCGACAGATGCGCTTCCAATCCATCCTCAACACGCTGCAAGCGGTTGAGCACCGGCCCGAGGTGGAAACGTGCACCCAGGCTTTCCAGCCCGGCCTGGACCGCAGCGGCAGCCGCCGGGTGCAACAAGGTCGGCATGACCTGTTCGCACGGTGCAACCAGTTGCACCTCGTAACCGCCGAGGATCAGATCGTTGGCGAATTCACAGCCGATCAAGCCCGCACCGAGCAACAACACCCGACGCTTGCCGGCCGCTGCCGCGCGAAAACGTGCGTAGTCTTCGAGGTCGTTGATTGGGAACACGGCATCGGCCGCATCGCCTTCGATGGGCACGCGCACGGTTTCAGCGCCCCACGCCAGGATCAGGTCGCGGTAGATCACCGATTCTTCGCCGATCCACAGGCGCTTGTGGCCAGGGTCGATGCCGCTGATGCGCGTATGGGTGCGCACTTCGGCCTTCAGTTGCTCGGCCATCGCACCCGGTTCGGCCATGCTCAGGCCGTCGGCGTCTTTGTTTTTGCCGAAACCGGTGGAGAGCATCGGTTTGGAGTAAGAGCGCCCGTCATCGGCGGTAATCAGCAGCAGCGGGGTTTCGCTATCGAGTTTGCGAAACTCCCGGGCCAGGTTATAGCCAGCCAGCCCGGTGCCGACGATCACGACAGGTGCGTTCATTCCTTACTCCTCTAAAAGTCTTAGTTGATTTCGATCATTTCGAAATCCATCTTGCCGACACCGCAGTCCGGGCACAGCCAGTCTTCCGGCACGTCTTGCCACAGAGTGCCCGGCGCAATGCCGTCATCCGGCCAGCCGTCGGCTTCGTTATAGATCAGGCCGCAGACCACACATTGCCACTTTTTCATTCAGTTACTTCCTCAGGATTCAGGCTTATTGCCGGCGCGAACGGTCGATGGTTGCAGCGTTGCCGTCCGGCTCAGGGCGTTTTGTACTGATCGGGCCCGGCAGATGCAAGCCTGTTCGGCGCAATGGCGCGCCGGCTCAATCAAAATCGCCGAGTGACATGGTAAGCTCGCCGCCTCATTTGCTGCCAATAATGACTCACTGTGCCGCACTCAAAACCTCCCTTCTGGCTTCCCCAAAGCCGACTCGCGCCCCTCCCCGACGCTACTACCCTCGACTGGCTGTTCGACGAAGGCTCGCTGACCCGCCGGCTGATCCGTCTGTCGAATGACGGTTTCAGCGTCACGCCATTGTTCGAAGGCTGGCAACCGCTGCGCGCCGACGAATGTGCGGCGCTGGATCTGGCCGAAGGCAGCGAAGGCTGGGTGCGCGAGGTGTATTTGCGCGGCCACGGCGAAGCTTGGGTGTTTGCCCGCAGTGTGGCGGCGCGTAGCGCGTTGCAGGGCGACGGGTTGCACATGGACGAACTGGGTAGCCGCTCGCTGGGCGAGTTGCTGTTTTGCGATCAGGCATTTCAGCGTCGCGCCATCGAGGTTTGTCACTATCCTCAGGAATGGCTGCCGATGGAGTGCCGGGCACCCGAACTGTGGGGCCGTCGCTCGCGCTTCGACCGTGACGCCTTGAGCGTGCTGGTGGCCGAGATCTTCCTGCCGACCTTGTGGCTCGCCACTCGCGCCCACCCGGAGAACTGCTGATGTACCAGAGCCTGCTCAAGTCCCTGAACCGCTTGAACCCTCGGGCCTGGGATTTCATTCAGTTGACGCGCATGGACAAGCCGATCGGCATTTACCTGCTGCTGTGGCCGACGCTGTGGGCGCTATGGATTGCCGGTAAAGGTTCGCCGTCGCTGGCCAACGTGGTGATTTTTGTCCTGGGCGTGGTGCTCACCCGCGCCGGCGGCTGCGTGATCAACGACTGGGCGGACCGCAAGGTCGATGGCCATGTGAAGCGTACCGAACAGCGCCCGCTGCCGAGCGGCAAGATCAGCTCCAAAGAAGCTCTGGTGTTCTTTGCATTGCTGATGGGCGTGAGCTTCCTGCTGGTGTTGTGCACCAACGCGGCGACAGTCTGGCTGTCGTTCGGCGGCTTGGCGCTGGCCTTCACTTACCCGTTCATGAAGCGCTACACCTATTACCCGCAAGTGGTGCTGGGCGCGGCGTTTTCCTGGGGGATGCCGATGGCGTTCACCGCCGAAACCGGTGAACTGCCGGCGGCGGCGTGGTTGCTGTGGATCGCTAATCTGATGTGGACGGTGGGCTACGACACGTATTACGCGATGACGGATCGCGACGACGACTTGAAGATCGGTGTGAAATCCACGGCGATTCTGTTTGGCGAGGCGGACCGAGTGATCATTCTGACCCTGCAAGGGTTGGCACTGGGTTGCCTGTTGCTGGCCGGGTCGAAATTCGAGCTCGGTGGCTGGTTCCACTTGGGCTTGCTGGCGGCGGCGGGCTGTTTTGCGTGGGAGTTCTGGTACACACGCGGCAAGGACCGGATGCGTTGCTTCAAGGCGTTTTTGCACAACCACTGGGCGGGGTTGGCAATTTTTGTCGGGATCGTGCTGGATTACGGATTGCGTTGAGGCGGCTGACATCTTCGCGGGCAAGCCTCGCTCCTACAAGGGGAGAGCGAGGCTGCGGAGATTGAACTCGTTACATCTTCGGCCCTTGGAGGATGTGCCACTTGTCCATTTTCTTGTCGCCTGTCATGTCTCCTGGCTTCTTGTCTTGAACGAAGTAGTACAGCGGCTTGCCATCGAACGCCCACTGCATCGTGCCATCGTCACGCTTGATGACGGTCCACTTGCCTTCATCCTTATCGGCCGCGGTGGCTTTGAGCGGCGGCCAGTTTTCTGCGCACTTGCCGGTGCACGCCGACTTGCCGCCCGTGTCGTTGTCAAAGGTGTACAACGTCATGCCCTTGTGGTCGACCAACATGCCGTCTTTCACCATGCCCGGATCTGCGGCGAAGGCCATTGTCGGCAGCGTTAGCGCAGCAGTGACCAGCAGCGCCTTCCAGGATTGAGCGATGTGCTTCATGGAAACCTTCCTTTTGCGGTTGTCAGGATTCGGACTTAGAGCTTAGTTCAGGATCATGACAATCGCCGGGCGACTAAAATACTGTCACACGACTGCAATAATTCCGTTATCTAATGCGGCGCAAGACAGTTAAATGACAAGAGGATTAATGGCATGGTTGGCAGGAGCATTCTGATCGTCGACGACGAAGCGCCCATTCGCGAAATGATCGCCGTTGCGTTGGAAATGGCCGGCTATGACTGCCTGGAGGCCGAGAACTCGCAGCAGGCCCACGCCATCATTGTCGACCGCAAACCGGACCTGATCCTGCTCGACTGGATGCTGCCCGGCACCTCCGGCATCGAATTGGCCCGCCGCTTGAAGCGCGATGAGCTGACCGGGGACATCCCGATCATCATGCTCACCGCCAAGGGCGAAGAGGACAACAAGATCCAGGGCCTGGAAGTCGGCGCCGACGACTACATCACCAAACCCTTTTCCCCACGCGAACTGGTGGCGCGCCTGAAGGCTGTGCTGCGCCGTGCCGGCCCGACCGATGGCGAGGCACCGATCGAAGTCGGCGGCCTGCTGCTGGACCCGATCAGCCACCGCGTGACCATCGACGGCAAACCGGCCGAGATGGGCCCGACCGAATACCGCTTGCTGCAATTCTTCATGACCCACCAGGAACGCGCCTACACCCGTGGCCAGTTGCTGGATCAGGTCTGGGGCGGCAACGTGTATGTCGAAGAACGCACCGTCGATGTGCACATCCGTCGTCTGCGCAAAGCCCTCGGCGATGCCTACGAAAATCTGGTACAAACCGTGCGCGGCACCGGCTACCGCTTTTCTACCAAAGCCTGATCCGGACCTTTCCCGCCCGACAAGCTGACAAGGACGCGCGTTCAAGTGAACCAAAACTGGCATGGCACCCTGATTCGCCACATGCTGCTACTGGTCACCGCCTGCCTGGTGATCGGCCTGATCACCGGCTACTACGGCTGGAGCCTCGCCGCGGGCCTGGGCCTCTACCTGGCCTGGACCCTCAAGCAATTGCTGCGTCTGCACGAGTGGCTGCGCCTGCACAAACCCGATGAAGCACCGCCCGATGGCTATGGCCTGTGGGGCGAAGTGTTCGACAGCATCTACCACCTGCAACGCCGCGACCAACGCGTGCGCGGGCGCCTGCAAGCGGTGATCGACCGGGTCCAGGAATCCACCGCCGCGCTGAAAGACGCGGTGATCATGCTCGACACCGACGGCAACCTCGAATGGTGGAACCGCGCGGCGGAAACCCTGCTCGGTCTCAAGACGCCGCAGGACAGCGGCCAGCCAGTGACCAACCTGGTGCGCCATCCGCGCTTCAAGGAATACTTCGAGCAGGACAGCTACGCCGAGCCGCTGGAAATCCCTTCGCCGATCAACGATCGCCTGCGCATTCAGCTGTACATCACCCGCTACGGCAACAACGAACACTTGATGCTGGTGCGCGACGTGACGCGCATCCATCAGCTGGAGCAGATGCGCAAAGACTTTATCGCCAACGTCTCCCACGAACTTCGCACGCCGCTGACGGTGATCTGCGGCTACCTGGAAACCTTGCTCGACAATGTCGAGGACGTGAACCCGCGCTGGAGCCGCGCCTTGCAGCAAATGCAGCAACAAGGCGGGCGCATGCAGACGCTGCTCAACGACTTGCTGCTGCTGGCCAAACTGGAAGCCACCGATTACCCGTCGGACAACCAGCCCGTGCCCATCGACGGCTTGTTGCAATCGATCAAGGGCGACGCCCAGCAACTGTCCGGGCAGAAAAACCAGCGCATCACCCTCGAAGCCGACCCGACGATTCAGCTCAAGGGTAGCGAAGCGGAACTGCGCAGCGCGTTTTCCAACCTGGTGTTCAACGCGGTGAAGTACACCCCGGCCGAAGGCAATATCCGCATCCGCTGGTGGGGCGACGAGCAAGGCGCGCACCTGAGCGTGCAGGACTCCGGCATCGGCATCGACAGCAAACACCTGCCGCGCCTGACCGAACGTTTCTATCGCGTCGACTCCAGCCGCAACTCCAACACCGGTGGCACCGGGCTCGGGTTGGCGATCGTCAAACATGTGTTGCTGCGCCACCGCGCACGGATGGAAATCAGCAGCGTGCCGGGCCACGGCAGTACGTTTACCTGCCATTTCGCGCCGGCTCAGGTGACGAAAACCCGGGTTATCAGCACCGCGGATTGATACCGGCCAGCACTCGCCACTAGGCAATCGACAAGTCAGCCGCTACATTGGCTGACTTGTGCCTGCCTTTCAGGTGCACTTTTTTCTTTCCTTTCGAATACACGGAACCCGCAAAACTCCATCATGGACCCTTCCCCTGGCTTGACCCTCGCGACACTCTTCGCCGATTTCGGCATGATTCTTTTTGCTCTGATCCTGGTTTTGCTCAACGGCTTTTTCGTTGCGGCGGAATTTGCCATGGTCAAATTGCGCTCGACCCGGGTCGAGGCCATCGCTGAGAAAAACGGCTGGCGCGGACACATCCTGCGCACCGTTCACAGTCAGCTCGATGCCTACCTGTCGGCGTGCCAACTGGGTATCACCCTCGCCTCCCTCGGCCTCGGCTGGGTCGGTGAACCGGCGTTCGCGCACATCCTCGAACCGCTGCTGGAGGCCGTCGGCGTGCAGTCGGCCGAAGTGATCAAAGGCGTATCGTTCTTCGCTGCGTTCTTCGTGATTTCGTACCTGCACATCGTGGTCGGCGAGCTGGCCCCGAAATCCTGGGCCATCCGCAAACCCGAGCTGCTGTCGCTGTGGACCGCCGTGCCGTTGTACCTGTTCTATTGGGCGATGTACCCGGCGATTTATTTGCTCAACGCCAGTGCCAACACGATTCTGCGGATCGCCGGCCAGGGTGAGCCCGGCCCCCATCACGAGCACCATTACAGCCGTGAAGAACTGAAACTGATCCTGCACTCCAGCCGTGGCCAGGACCCGAGCGACCAAGGCATGCGCGTACTCGCCTCGGCCGTGGAGATGGGCGAGCTGGAAGTGGTCGACTGGGCCAACTCCCGCGAAGACCTGGTGACGCTGGAGTTCAACGCGCCGCTCAAGGAAATCCTGGCGATGTTCCGTCGCCACAAGTTCAGCCGTTATCCGGTGTACGACAGTGATCGCCAGGAGTTCGTCGGCCTGCTGCACATCAAGGACCTGTTGCTGGAACTGGCGGCGCTGGACCACATCCCCGAGTCGTTCAACCTGGCCGAACTGACCCGGCCGCTGGAGCGCGTGTCGCGGCACATGCCGCTGTCGCAGTTGCTGGAGCAGTTCCGCAAGGGCGGCTCGCACTTCGCCGTGGTTGAAGAAGCCGACGGCAACATCATCGGCTACCTGACCATGGAAGACGTGCTGGAAGTGCTGGTCGGCGACATTCAGGACGAACACCGCAAGGCCGAGCGCGGGATTCTCGCGTATCAACCGGGCAAGCTGCTCGTTCGCGGTGATACGCCGCTGTTCAAGGTTGAACGCCTGCTGGGCATTGACCTTGACCACATCGAAGCCGAAACCCTCGCCGGGCTGGTCTACGAAACCCTGAAACGGGTGCCGGAAGAGGAAGAAGTGCTGGAAGTCGAAGGCCTGCGGATCATCATCAAAAAGATGAAAGGGCCGAAGATCATTCTGGCCAAGGTGTTGATGCTCGACTAAATAGGCAGATCCGGAACCGAGTCGATCCCATCGCGGGCAAGCCCGCTCCCACAAGGACTAGCGCGGGACCTGTGGGAGCGGGCTTGCCCGCGATTGCGTCAGGTCAGGCAACCCATTATTGCTTGCCCAACGCAAAGTTGGGCAACGCTCCCACCGGTTGATTGAACTGGTACGGAATCGACACCAGCCCCAACCCTGTATTGCGCTGCACCACGAAATGCAGGTGCGGCCCGCTGCTGTTGCCGGTATTGCCCGACAGCGCCAGCGGACTCCCCACTGACACCCGTTGCCCTTCGCGAACGCTGACTGAGCCTTGCTTGAGGTGCAGGTACACGCCCATCGTCCCGTCATCGTGCAGCACGCGCACGAAATTGCCCGACGGATCGTTGCCGCGCCCGGTCTGGGCATTCTCGGTTTTCACCACCACCCCGCCTCGCGCCGCGATGATCGGCGTGCCGACGGGCATGGCGATGTCCATGGCGTAGCGATTCCTTGGGCCGAAGTGGCTGTACTGTCCATTGGCGCCCTGACTGAGCCGAAACGGTCCGCCACCCCAGGGGAACGGGTATCGATAGGCCATGGCAGCCCCTGAGGGGTCACCCAGGGAGTATTCAAACTTGGGGGTATACGCGAGCGGCATCTCCGCTTTCGTGGCCGTGAGCAGCGCCAGACGAATGCTGCTGCGGGCCGGCATGACCCGACGGATCGGCCGGCTCGGCGCACCGCTGACGTTCTGCAGCCCGGCGAAACTCAACTCGATCTCAACAGGCGCATACAGGTCATTGCGCACGTAGACGCTGTCCACGCCCTGCTTCTTCGTGATGACGAGGTACACCTGACGCTCAAGGTGCTCGACCATGCGATCGCGAAAAGTGAACACCCGGGATCCCTTCGTGGGGCGGTCGCTGTAGGAGACCACGCCATTGGCATCGGTGGATTTGTAGATGGTCATGGCCATGGCCAAGGTGGACGCCATGAACAGACCACAGAAAAACAGCAGGCGCGCGAGCATGGGCAGGATTCTGTCGAGTAAGGCCTGGGATTGAGCCTAGCAGCTGCAATGGACCCGGGTAGTCGGCAGATGTTTCAAAATGGGCAGGTCAGCGGATGTGTGGTGAATCTGATGGCCCCTTCGCGGGCAAGCCCGCTCCCACAGGTTTCGTGTCGGTCATATCATCGACGACAACCCAAATCCTGTGGGAGCGAGGCTTGCCCGCGATGGCGGACGGTCAGGCGACGAAGATTACGCGCCTGGAACGAAATGCTTCTGCGCTGTACCGCGTGCGATCAACCGGGAGATGTAATCCAGTTTCTGCGCGTCCTGGTCGACAAAGCGGAACGTCAGTTGCAGCCATTCGCTGTCGGGTTTCTGCTCGTGGGCGACGATGGCGTGCAGGTAACCGTTCAGGCGAGCGACTTCAGCGTTGTCGCCCTGCTCCAGATCGAGCACGGCGCTGTCGAGCACTTGCGGCAGGGCTTCGGTGCGTTTGACCACCAGCAGCGCTTCCTTGAGGCTCAAGGCTTTGATGACGCATTGCTGAATGCCGTTCGGCAGGCGCAATTGGCCCTGGCCACGGCCGCCGGTTGGCGCGGCAGAGGCAGCCGGCGCCTTCACCGGTGGGCTGTTGAGCAAGCCACGGGACGGCGCAGCAGCCGGAGCCGGTGCGGCGGCGACAGGTTTGGCAAACGGGTTGACCGCTGCCGGTGCCGCCGCAGGCGCGACCACCGGAGCCTTGCCGCCGGTCAATGCGCTCAACGAATCGTTACCAAAGGCCGAGTTCATTTTGGTCGGCGCGCTGTTCATCAAGGTGTCGAGCTTGCCGACCTTGTTCAGCGCCTGCTTGACCTTGGTCAGCAGTTGCTCGTTGGTGAACGGCTTGCTGACGTAGCCGGAAACACCGGCCTGGATCGCCTGGACGACGTTCTCTTTGTCGCCACGGCTGGTCACCATGACGAAGGGCATGGTCTTGAGGTTGTCCTGCTCGCGGCACCAGGTCAGCAATTCCAGGCCGGACATTTCCGGCATCTCCCAGTCGCACAGGACCAGGTCGAACGCTTCCCGGGCCAGCAAGGCCTGAGCCTTCTTGCCGTTGACCGCGTCTTCGATCCGGATGCCCGGGAAGTAGTTGCGCAGGCACTTCTTCACCAGGTCACGAATGAACGACGCATCGTCCACGACCAACACACTGACCTTACTCATCCATCACCCCTTTAAAAAATCCCGGCAAGCATACCGCTTTGCTGATGGCACATTGCCAAAAACCTTCAGTCACGCCGGGACTTTTCGTTCGCGGGTGCTGCTTCGAATTCGTAAACCCCTAAACAAAAACGCCCGGCCAAAAGGCCGGGCGCTTTACTTGGGCAATCTTACTTATCGTCAACTTCGCCCGGAACATTAGCGGTTTCACCACTTGTGCCTTCAACTTCTTCCTTCATGCGCTTGAGGCCCAGGTGACGCACATCGGTGCCGCGCACCAGGTAAATCACCAGCTCGGAGATATTGCGCGCGTGGTCGCCGATGCGCTCCAGCGAACGCAGCACCCAGATAATGCTCAGAACCCGCGAGATAGAGCGCGGGTCTTCCATCATGTAGGTGGCGAGTTCACGCAGGGCCGTCTTGTATTCGCGGTCGATGATCTTGTCGTACTGCGCCACCGACAACGCCAGGTCGGCGTCGAAGCGGGCAAACGCGTCCAGGGCGTCACGCACCATGTTGCGCACCTGGTCACCGATGTGGCGAACCTCGACGTAACCGCGCGGCGCTTCGCCTTCCTCGCACAACTGGATGGCGCGACGGGCGATCTTGGTCGATTCGTCGCCGATGCGCTCAAGGTCGATCACCGACTTGGAGATGCTGATGATCAGACGCAAGTCGGACGCTGCTGGCTGACGACGGGCCAGAATGCGCAGGCATTCTTCGTCGATGTTGCGTTCCATCTGGTTGATCTGGTCATCGATCTCGCGAACCTGCTGAGCCAGGCCGGAGTCGGCCTCGATCAGCGCGGTCACCGCGTCGTTGACCTGCTTCTCGACCAGCCCGCCCATGGCCAGGAGGTGGCTGCGCACTTCCTCGAGCTCAGCGTTGAACTGCGCGGAGATGTGATGGGTAAGGCCTTCTTTACTAATCATGTTGGCGTCCTTGGAGCGTCCGGTAAGGTGCGGTGGACCGCAGCGTCAGTTCAGTGAGCAACAACAGCTTCCTAGCCGTAGCGACCAGTGATGTAGTCTTCGGTCTGCTTCTTCGCCGGATTGGTGAACAGGGTATCGGTGTCGCCGAATTCCACCAGTTTGCCCATGTACATGAACGCCGTGTAGTCGGAAACCCGCGCGGCCTGTTGCATGTTGTGGGTCACGATGACGATGGTGAACTTCGATTTCAGTTCGTAGATCAGCTCTTCGACTTTCAACGTCGAGATCGGGTCGAGTGCCGAGCACGGTTCGTCGAGCAGCAGCACTTCCGGTTCCACGGCGATAGTGCGCGCGATCACCAGACGTTGTTGCTGACCACCG
Proteins encoded in this window:
- a CDS encoding HU family DNA-binding protein gives rise to the protein MRKPELAAAIAEKADLTKEQANRVLNAVLEEITGALHRKDSVTLVGFGTFLQRHRGARTGKNPQTGEPVKIKASNTVAFKPGKSLKDSVNP
- a CDS encoding NAD(P)/FAD-dependent oxidoreductase, translating into MNAPVVIVGTGLAGYNLAREFRKLDSETPLLLITADDGRSYSKPMLSTGFGKNKDADGLSMAEPGAMAEQLKAEVRTHTRISGIDPGHKRLWIGEESVIYRDLILAWGAETVRVPIEGDAADAVFPINDLEDYARFRAAAAGKRRVLLLGAGLIGCEFANDLILGGYEVQLVAPCEQVMPTLLHPAAAAAVQAGLESLGARFHLGPVLNRLQRVEDGLEAHLSDGQVIPCDVVVSAIGLRPRIDLAAAAGVQVNRGVVVDRHLKTSHANIYALGDCAEVDGLNLLYVMPLMSCARALAQTLAGNPTAVSYGAMPITVKTPVCPLVVSPPPRGLEGVWTVEGQGADLKVLCRDAGGKLLGYALTGTAVMEKLALNKELPPLLA
- a CDS encoding rubredoxin encodes the protein MKKWQCVVCGLIYNEADGWPDDGIAPGTLWQDVPEDWLCPDCGVGKMDFEMIEIN
- a CDS encoding chorismate--pyruvate lyase family protein, which codes for MPHSKPPFWLPQSRLAPLPDATTLDWLFDEGSLTRRLIRLSNDGFSVTPLFEGWQPLRADECAALDLAEGSEGWVREVYLRGHGEAWVFARSVAARSALQGDGLHMDELGSRSLGELLFCDQAFQRRAIEVCHYPQEWLPMECRAPELWGRRSRFDRDALSVLVAEIFLPTLWLATRAHPENC
- the ubiA gene encoding 4-hydroxybenzoate octaprenyltransferase, which encodes MYQSLLKSLNRLNPRAWDFIQLTRMDKPIGIYLLLWPTLWALWIAGKGSPSLANVVIFVLGVVLTRAGGCVINDWADRKVDGHVKRTEQRPLPSGKISSKEALVFFALLMGVSFLLVLCTNAATVWLSFGGLALAFTYPFMKRYTYYPQVVLGAAFSWGMPMAFTAETGELPAAAWLLWIANLMWTVGYDTYYAMTDRDDDLKIGVKSTAILFGEADRVIILTLQGLALGCLLLAGSKFELGGWFHLGLLAAAGCFAWEFWYTRGKDRMRCFKAFLHNHWAGLAIFVGIVLDYGLR
- a CDS encoding COG4315 family predicted lipoprotein; protein product: MKHIAQSWKALLVTAALTLPTMAFAADPGMVKDGMLVDHKGMTLYTFDNDTGGKSACTGKCAENWPPLKATAADKDEGKWTVIKRDDGTMQWAFDGKPLYYFVQDKKPGDMTGDKKMDKWHILQGPKM
- the phoB gene encoding phosphate regulon transcriptional regulator PhoB; its protein translation is MVGRSILIVDDEAPIREMIAVALEMAGYDCLEAENSQQAHAIIVDRKPDLILLDWMLPGTSGIELARRLKRDELTGDIPIIMLTAKGEEDNKIQGLEVGADDYITKPFSPRELVARLKAVLRRAGPTDGEAPIEVGGLLLDPISHRVTIDGKPAEMGPTEYRLLQFFMTHQERAYTRGQLLDQVWGGNVYVEERTVDVHIRRLRKALGDAYENLVQTVRGTGYRFSTKA
- the phoR gene encoding phosphate regulon sensor histidine kinase PhoR, yielding MNQNWHGTLIRHMLLLVTACLVIGLITGYYGWSLAAGLGLYLAWTLKQLLRLHEWLRLHKPDEAPPDGYGLWGEVFDSIYHLQRRDQRVRGRLQAVIDRVQESTAALKDAVIMLDTDGNLEWWNRAAETLLGLKTPQDSGQPVTNLVRHPRFKEYFEQDSYAEPLEIPSPINDRLRIQLYITRYGNNEHLMLVRDVTRIHQLEQMRKDFIANVSHELRTPLTVICGYLETLLDNVEDVNPRWSRALQQMQQQGGRMQTLLNDLLLLAKLEATDYPSDNQPVPIDGLLQSIKGDAQQLSGQKNQRITLEADPTIQLKGSEAELRSAFSNLVFNAVKYTPAEGNIRIRWWGDEQGAHLSVQDSGIGIDSKHLPRLTERFYRVDSSRNSNTGGTGLGLAIVKHVLLRHRARMEISSVPGHGSTFTCHFAPAQVTKTRVISTAD
- a CDS encoding hemolysin family protein → MDPSPGLTLATLFADFGMILFALILVLLNGFFVAAEFAMVKLRSTRVEAIAEKNGWRGHILRTVHSQLDAYLSACQLGITLASLGLGWVGEPAFAHILEPLLEAVGVQSAEVIKGVSFFAAFFVISYLHIVVGELAPKSWAIRKPELLSLWTAVPLYLFYWAMYPAIYLLNASANTILRIAGQGEPGPHHEHHYSREELKLILHSSRGQDPSDQGMRVLASAVEMGELEVVDWANSREDLVTLEFNAPLKEILAMFRRHKFSRYPVYDSDRQEFVGLLHIKDLLLELAALDHIPESFNLAELTRPLERVSRHMPLSQLLEQFRKGGSHFAVVEEADGNIIGYLTMEDVLEVLVGDIQDEHRKAERGILAYQPGKLLVRGDTPLFKVERLLGIDLDHIEAETLAGLVYETLKRVPEEEEVLEVEGLRIIIKKMKGPKIILAKVLMLD
- a CDS encoding peptidoglycan DD-metalloendopeptidase family protein, whose translation is MLARLLFFCGLFMASTLAMAMTIYKSTDANGVVSYSDRPTKGSRVFTFRDRMVEHLERQVYLVITKKQGVDSVYVRNDLYAPVEIELSFAGLQNVSGAPSRPIRRVMPARSSIRLALLTATKAEMPLAYTPKFEYSLGDPSGAAMAYRYPFPWGGGPFRLSQGANGQYSHFGPRNRYAMDIAMPVGTPIIAARGGVVVKTENAQTGRGNDPSGNFVRVLHDDGTMGVYLHLKQGSVSVREGQRVSVGSPLALSGNTGNSSGPHLHFVVQRNTGLGLVSIPYQFNQPVGALPNFALGKQ
- a CDS encoding response regulator, with protein sequence MSKVSVLVVDDASFIRDLVKKCLRNYFPGIRIEDAVNGKKAQALLAREAFDLVLCDWEMPEMSGLELLTWCREQDNLKTMPFVMVTSRGDKENVVQAIQAGVSGYVSKPFTNEQLLTKVKQALNKVGKLDTLMNSAPTKMNSAFGNDSLSALTGGKAPVVAPAAAPAAVNPFAKPVAAAPAPAAAPSRGLLNSPPVKAPAASAAPTGGRGQGQLRLPNGIQQCVIKALSLKEALLVVKRTEALPQVLDSAVLDLEQGDNAEVARLNGYLHAIVAHEQKPDSEWLQLTFRFVDQDAQKLDYISRLIARGTAQKHFVPGA
- the phoU gene encoding phosphate signaling complex protein PhoU, which gives rise to MISKEGLTHHISAQFNAELEEVRSHLLAMGGLVEKQVNDAVTALIEADSGLAQQVREIDDQINQMERNIDEECLRILARRQPAASDLRLIISISKSVIDLERIGDESTKIARRAIQLCEEGEAPRGYVEVRHIGDQVRNMVRDALDAFARFDADLALSVAQYDKIIDREYKTALRELATYMMEDPRSISRVLSIIWVLRSLERIGDHARNISELVIYLVRGTDVRHLGLKRMKEEVEGTSGETANVPGEVDDK